In Malus sylvestris chromosome 15, drMalSylv7.2, whole genome shotgun sequence, a single genomic region encodes these proteins:
- the LOC126603065 gene encoding polyadenylate-binding protein RBP45C-like, with product MMQQPSGGVHPQQVPSDPQQQYQQAPQQYAATQNPGSDEIRSLWIGDSLQWMDEAYILSCFGPTGEAVNILQTYNGTFMPNTEQNFRLNRATLGADKRRQDDGPDFTVFVGDLAADVIDYMLQETFRQNYHSVKGARVVTDRTTAHQVPNPSSFHFIP from the exons ATGATGCAACAACCATCAGGAGGAGTGCACCCACAACAAGTTCCGTCGGATCCGCAGCAGCAGTACCAGCAGGCGCCTCAGCAGTACGCGGCCACACAGAATCCTGGCTCCGATGAGATCCGCTCCCTCTGGATCGGTGACTCGCTGCAGTGGATGGACGAGGCTTATATCCTCAGCTGCTTTGGTCCCACCGGAGAGGCTGTAAAC ATCTTGCAGACATACAATGGCACTTTTATGCCTAACACGGAGCAGAATTTCAGACTGAATCGGGCAACCCTAGGTGCTGATAAGAGACGACAGGATGATGGTCCAGATTTTACCGTCTTTGTTGGGGATTTGGCTGCTGATGTGATTGATTATATGCTTCAAGAAACATTTAGGCAAAATTACCACTCTGTCAAAGGTGCAAGGGTTGTAACTGATAGGACCACAGCACACCAAGTCCCGAATCCATCCTCCTTCCACTTCATTCCGTGA